From Verrucomicrobiia bacterium, a single genomic window includes:
- the rfbB gene encoding dTDP-glucose 4,6-dehydratase, giving the protein MKLLVTGGAGFIGSNLIHHIIGSPEVERLINLDCLTYAGHLANLDQISRHPKYAFEKVDLRDKPAVFDVVKRHDITHVMHLAAESHVDRSITGPGDFIHTNVVGTFNLLEACRAQWKTPASGTRFHHVSTDEVYGSLGPKGLFTETTPYAPNSPYSASKASSDMLVRAYDHTYGLATVITNCSNNYGPYQFPEKLIPVVIQNVLARKAVPVYGDGMNVRDWLYVRDHAEALWQVLMRGRNGETYNIGGHNEWANLRIVELICDLIDELAPRLGGNSRKLISFVQDRLGHDRRYAIDASKIQKELGWVPAHKFEQGIRETVRWYLDNQEWVRTVMAR; this is encoded by the coding sequence ATGAAACTGCTTGTCACCGGGGGCGCCGGGTTTATCGGGTCCAATCTCATCCACCACATCATCGGCAGCCCTGAAGTCGAGCGCCTGATCAACCTCGATTGCCTCACCTATGCCGGGCACTTGGCCAATCTCGACCAAATCAGCCGTCACCCGAAGTACGCCTTCGAGAAAGTGGATTTGCGCGATAAGCCAGCCGTTTTCGATGTGGTAAAGCGTCACGACATCACGCACGTGATGCACCTCGCCGCTGAATCCCATGTGGACCGCTCCATCACCGGCCCGGGAGATTTCATCCATACCAACGTAGTGGGCACTTTTAACCTGCTCGAGGCCTGCCGCGCGCAATGGAAAACTCCGGCCTCCGGCACACGCTTTCACCATGTCTCCACGGATGAAGTCTATGGCAGCCTGGGCCCCAAGGGCCTTTTCACCGAGACAACCCCCTACGCCCCCAATTCGCCCTATTCGGCCAGCAAAGCCTCGAGTGATATGCTGGTGCGCGCCTATGACCACACCTACGGGTTGGCCACAGTCATCACGAATTGCTCCAATAACTATGGCCCATATCAGTTCCCGGAAAAGCTCATCCCGGTCGTGATTCAAAACGTCCTGGCCCGCAAAGCCGTTCCGGTTTATGGCGACGGCATGAATGTGCGGGATTGGTTGTATGTGCGCGACCACGCCGAGGCGCTTTGGCAGGTCCTCATGCGAGGGCGCAATGGAGAGACCTACAACATCGGCGGACACAATGAATGGGCCAATCTGCGCATCGTCGAGTTGATCTGCGATCTCATCGACGAGCTGGCGCCGCGCCTGGGCGGCAACTCGCGCAAGTTGATTTCGTTCGTTCAGGACCGCCTCGGCCACGATCGCCGCTACGCGATTGACGCGTCCAAGATTCAAAAAGAGCTGGGCTGGGTCCCGGCCCACAAGTTCGAGCAAGGCATCCGCGAGACCGTCCGGTGGTACTTGGATAACCAGGAATGGGTCCGAACAGTGATGGCCCGGTGA
- the rfbD gene encoding dTDP-4-dehydrorhamnose reductase translates to MNILIIGRIGQVGWELRRTLAPLGKITAVDYPEIDLTDGSSIRNWVRKTSPALLVNAAAYTAVDKAETEPERCNQINGIAPGILAEEAKTLGALLVHYSTDYVFDGAKTAPYVEEDVPNPLGAYGRSKLAGDRAIEQVGCRRLILRLCWVYGARGQNFMLTMMRLAREREKLRVVRDQLGCPTWSRMIAETTAQALAQVLRAPEPGHWEGLYHLAASGQTSWHGFAEAIVALMPEAQKKCQLIEPIATQEYPLPARRPAYSVLSSEKLRRVFGLQLPDWKESLTHVLEK, encoded by the coding sequence ATGAACATTCTTATCATTGGCCGCATCGGCCAGGTCGGCTGGGAACTCAGGCGAACACTCGCGCCGCTGGGCAAGATAACCGCCGTTGATTATCCCGAGATTGATTTGACCGATGGCAGCTCCATCCGAAACTGGGTCCGCAAAACCTCACCGGCCCTCCTCGTCAACGCCGCCGCCTACACCGCCGTGGATAAGGCCGAAACCGAACCGGAGCGCTGCAACCAAATCAATGGAATAGCTCCTGGAATACTGGCAGAAGAGGCCAAAACCCTCGGCGCGCTTCTAGTCCACTATTCAACCGACTACGTTTTCGACGGCGCCAAAACGGCCCCATACGTGGAAGAGGACGTCCCCAACCCGCTGGGCGCCTATGGCCGCTCGAAGCTCGCCGGGGACCGCGCCATCGAGCAGGTCGGCTGCCGCCGTTTGATTCTCCGGCTCTGCTGGGTTTATGGGGCGCGCGGTCAAAACTTTATGCTCACCATGATGCGCCTGGCCCGGGAGCGGGAGAAACTGCGTGTGGTGCGCGATCAACTCGGGTGCCCCACGTGGTCCAGAATGATAGCCGAGACTACCGCCCAGGCACTCGCGCAAGTCCTCAGGGCCCCCGAGCCCGGCCATTGGGAGGGCCTCTATCACCTCGCGGCCTCCGGTCAGACAAGCTGGCACGGGTTTGCCGAGGCGATTGTGGCCCTCATGCCCGAGGCGCAGAAGAAGTGCCAACTCATCGAGCCGATAGCAACTCAGGAGTATCCGTTGCCCGCACGCCGCCCCGCTTATTCCGTCCTCTCCTCTGAAAAGCTCCGGCGCGTTTTTGGCCTGCAATTGCCCGACTGGAAGGAGAGCCTGACGCACGTTCTCGAGAAATGA
- the rfbC gene encoding dTDP-4-dehydrorhamnose 3,5-epimerase produces MNVIRCDIEGLLIFEPKVFGDARGFFMETWNQKRYQQAGVPATFVQDNLSVSRQGILRGLHFQNPGPQGKLVSVLQGEVFDVAVDLRLNSPTFGKWHAAHLSGENKRQFFVPVGFAHGFLVLSESAMFHYKCTEFYSPKDEMTLLWNDPQLAIEWPMAAPILSDKDAKGLLLRDIARERLFP; encoded by the coding sequence ATGAATGTTATCCGCTGCGACATTGAGGGTTTGCTGATCTTCGAACCAAAGGTGTTCGGTGATGCGCGCGGATTCTTCATGGAAACATGGAACCAAAAACGTTACCAGCAGGCCGGGGTGCCTGCCACTTTCGTTCAGGATAATCTCTCCGTATCCCGCCAAGGCATCCTGCGCGGCCTCCATTTCCAAAACCCAGGCCCCCAGGGCAAACTCGTCTCCGTCCTTCAGGGTGAGGTCTTCGACGTAGCCGTTGACCTACGCTTGAATTCGCCCACCTTCGGCAAATGGCACGCCGCGCATCTCTCGGGCGAGAATAAGCGCCAGTTTTTCGTGCCGGTCGGCTTCGCCCATGGTTTTCTTGTGCTGAGCGAATCGGCCATGTTCCATTACAAATGCACTGAGTTTTACTCTCCAAAAGACGAAATGACCCTGCTCTGGAACGACCCCCAACTCGCAATCGAGTGGCCAATGGCCGCTCCCATCCTCTCCGATAAAGACGCCAAAGGTCTGCTGTTGCGAGACATCGCCCGCGAACGCCTTTTCCCATGA
- the rfbA gene encoding glucose-1-phosphate thymidylyltransferase RfbA — MKGIILAGGAGSRLFPLTLVASKQLQPVYDKPMVYYPLTTLIEEGVREFCLISTPQDLPRFRQLLGDGAAWGLRIEYREQAKPEGIAQAFLIAESFIGQDPVTLILGDNVFYGGDSFHRAFAEFKTGAMIFGYHVNDPERYGVVEFDAKGKAISIEEKPKQPKSNYAVPGLYMFDNTVVPVTKGLKPSARGELEITDVNVEYLRRGQLRVYRLGRGFAWLDAGTSSSLHEASAYVQTIEKRQGIKIGCPEEAAFRRGFLSLEQLQGLVQRMPRCEYRDYLENEVIAEAKRS; from the coding sequence ATGAAAGGCATCATCCTGGCCGGCGGCGCCGGCTCGAGACTGTTTCCGCTGACACTGGTCGCCAGCAAACAGCTCCAGCCGGTCTATGATAAACCCATGGTTTATTATCCCCTGACCACCCTCATCGAAGAAGGCGTCCGGGAATTCTGCCTCATTTCAACGCCACAGGACTTGCCGAGGTTTCGGCAGTTGTTGGGAGACGGCGCCGCCTGGGGCTTGCGCATCGAGTACCGCGAACAGGCCAAGCCTGAGGGCATCGCACAGGCCTTTCTCATCGCTGAATCCTTTATCGGCCAGGACCCGGTTACGTTGATACTGGGCGACAACGTATTCTACGGCGGCGACAGCTTTCACCGCGCCTTCGCCGAGTTCAAGACTGGCGCCATGATCTTCGGCTACCACGTCAACGACCCCGAACGCTACGGGGTGGTCGAGTTCGATGCAAAGGGAAAGGCCATCTCGATTGAAGAAAAACCCAAGCAACCCAAAAGCAACTATGCCGTGCCGGGGCTTTACATGTTCGATAACACAGTGGTTCCGGTAACAAAAGGCCTGAAGCCGTCGGCCCGCGGCGAGTTGGAAATCACCGATGTGAATGTCGAATACCTGCGCCGTGGCCAATTGCGCGTGTACCGCCTGGGCCGTGGATTCGCGTGGCTGGACGCCGGGACCAGCAGCAGCCTGCATGAAGCCTCCGCGTACGTCCAAACCATCGAGAAGCGGCAGGGAATCAAGATCGGTTGCCCCGAAGAAGCTGCTTTCCGGCGCGGCTTTCTTTCGCTCGAACAACTACAGGGGCTGGTCCAGCGAATGCCTCGCTGCGAGTACCGGGATTACCTGGAAAACGAGGTCATCGCCGAGGCCAAAAGGTCATGA
- a CDS encoding WYL domain-containing protein encodes MLRIHQAIQTGAFPNASKLAAELEVSTKSIHRDLEFMRDRLDLPLEFNRARLGYFYTEEVSAFPTVQITEGELFALIVAEKSLQQYRGTSFEKPLLSAIRKMEQSLPDTITLDLAEVERTISFRTRAEPIVDLGIFDALAKATAARQQLELTYRKPGQQQPESRIIDPYHLANINGEWFLFAFDHLRKDIRTFVPARIKAVRMTGKVFGRPQQFSLEQRLRDSFGVVSGRGEFGVVIRFNKQVADYVREKKWHDSQELRELKEGGVELRLKLSSLAEVERWVLSWGGDAVVVRPGELAKSVKRAAEKILKG; translated from the coding sequence ATGCTCCGGATACATCAGGCGATTCAGACCGGCGCGTTTCCCAATGCTTCGAAGCTCGCCGCCGAACTCGAGGTCAGCACCAAATCCATCCACCGGGATTTGGAGTTCATGCGGGACAGGCTCGATTTGCCCCTCGAATTTAATCGAGCGCGGCTGGGCTACTTTTACACCGAGGAAGTCAGCGCCTTCCCAACCGTCCAGATTACCGAAGGAGAACTTTTTGCGCTGATTGTGGCCGAGAAATCTCTCCAACAATACCGGGGGACGAGCTTCGAGAAACCCCTCCTGAGCGCTATCCGGAAGATGGAACAATCCTTGCCGGACACCATCACGCTGGACCTGGCCGAGGTGGAGCGCACGATTTCATTTCGGACGCGGGCCGAACCGATAGTGGACCTGGGGATTTTTGATGCCCTTGCCAAGGCCACCGCTGCCCGGCAGCAACTCGAATTGACCTACCGCAAACCCGGCCAGCAACAGCCCGAGTCGCGGATTATCGACCCTTACCACTTGGCCAACATCAACGGCGAATGGTTCCTCTTTGCTTTCGATCACCTGCGAAAAGACATCCGGACCTTTGTCCCGGCCCGCATTAAAGCTGTTCGTATGACGGGCAAGGTCTTTGGCCGGCCCCAGCAATTCTCGCTCGAACAACGATTGCGCGACAGCTTCGGCGTCGTTTCGGGCCGGGGCGAATTTGGCGTGGTGATTCGCTTCAACAAACAGGTGGCGGATTATGTGCGGGAAAAGAAATGGCACGATTCCCAGGAGCTGAGAGAACTCAAGGAGGGAGGCGTCGAGTTGCGCCTGAAACTTTCGAGCCTGGCCGAGGTAGAGCGTTGGGTATTGAGTTGGGGCGGCGACGCTGTTGTCGTGCGCCCTGGTGAACTGGCTAAATCAGTCAAACGCGCAGCAGAAAAGATTCTAAAGGGATAG
- the rho gene encoding transcription termination factor Rho produces MSTATKHDNNSPVTADFGAGYLEISEKGFGFLRTAENHFHPKPADIFVTPDTIKRNFLREGSLVEGPTQPPHRGNSPQLKAVDRVNGMRFEEYTKSVRFENLTTIDPIEKYRLETSPDLIETRVIDMVTPLGKGTRGLIVAPPRTGKTTVLKQMANAITTNHPEVFVLVLLIDERPEEVTDFQRSVKAEVVASSNDQDLETHVRLSRFMIERCRRMVEAGKDVFVLLDSITRVARAYNSVHGGSGRTMTGGVDARALEIPRKMFASARKIEEGGSLTIIATALVDTGSRMDELIFQEFKGTGNMELILDRKLSDRRLFPAIDIPKSGTRKEEKLFPKNQIEAVRKLRRMMVDLNPVEAMETLVAALKKHKTNEELLAKLV; encoded by the coding sequence ATGAGTACAGCGACCAAACACGACAATAACAGCCCTGTAACCGCCGACTTCGGCGCCGGCTACCTCGAAATCTCCGAAAAAGGCTTCGGTTTTCTCCGGACGGCCGAGAACCATTTCCACCCAAAACCGGCGGACATCTTCGTCACACCGGATACCATTAAACGCAATTTCTTGCGCGAAGGCAGCCTGGTAGAAGGCCCCACGCAACCGCCGCACCGGGGCAATAGCCCCCAGCTCAAGGCGGTCGATCGCGTCAACGGCATGCGCTTCGAGGAGTACACCAAATCCGTCCGGTTCGAAAACCTGACGACGATCGACCCGATTGAAAAATACCGGCTCGAGACCAGCCCGGACCTGATCGAGACGCGGGTCATCGACATGGTCACGCCCCTGGGCAAAGGCACCAGAGGGTTGATTGTTGCCCCGCCCCGGACCGGCAAAACCACCGTGCTCAAGCAGATGGCCAATGCCATCACAACCAATCATCCGGAAGTGTTCGTGCTCGTGTTGCTCATTGACGAGCGGCCCGAGGAAGTCACCGACTTCCAGCGCTCGGTCAAAGCCGAGGTGGTCGCCTCGTCCAACGACCAGGACCTGGAAACGCATGTGCGCCTCTCCCGTTTCATGATCGAGCGTTGCCGCCGCATGGTCGAGGCCGGTAAAGATGTTTTTGTGTTGCTGGATTCCATCACTCGAGTCGCCCGGGCCTACAACAGCGTTCATGGCGGCAGCGGCCGCACCATGACCGGCGGTGTTGATGCGCGCGCGCTGGAAATACCGCGCAAGATGTTCGCCTCCGCCCGCAAGATCGAGGAGGGCGGTTCATTGACGATCATCGCCACCGCCCTGGTCGATACCGGCTCACGCATGGACGAACTGATTTTCCAGGAGTTCAAAGGCACCGGCAATATGGAGCTGATTCTGGACCGCAAGCTCTCGGACCGCCGCTTGTTTCCGGCCATTGACATCCCCAAAAGCGGCACGCGCAAGGAAGAGAAGCTCTTCCCCAAAAACCAAATCGAAGCCGTGCGCAAACTCCGGCGTATGATGGTCGATCTGAACCCGGTCGAGGCGATGGAAACCCTGGTAGCCGCGCTCAAGAAGCACAAGACCAACGAGGAATTACTGGCCAAACTGGTCTGA
- the cysK gene encoding cysteine synthase A: protein MGRIYNNIVETVGHTPLVKLNKVTDGAPATILLKCEFFNPLGSVKDRIGMSMIEDAEQRGILKKNTVIIEPTSGNTGIALAFVAAAKGYQLILTMPETMSLERRTLLAMLGARLVLTPGTEGMKGAIAKAEQLAKETPNAWIPQQFDNPANPEIHRKTTAEEIWQDTDGKVDILVSAVGTGGTITGCCEVIKPRKPSFQAIAVEPKDSPVISQCLAGQPLKPGPHKIQGTGAGFIPKNLHLKDFKGNAQIVECIQVTNDDSFAMARRLAKEEGILAGISSGANVWAAIEAAKRPENKGKVIVTVACSTGERYLSTPLAAEARAQVGG from the coding sequence ATGGGACGCATCTATAACAATATCGTCGAGACGGTAGGCCACACCCCGCTGGTCAAGTTGAACAAGGTGACCGACGGAGCCCCCGCCACTATCCTGCTCAAATGCGAATTCTTCAACCCTCTGGGCAGCGTCAAAGACCGGATCGGGATGTCGATGATCGAAGACGCGGAGCAGCGCGGGATTTTAAAGAAGAACACCGTCATCATTGAGCCGACCAGCGGCAATACTGGCATCGCGCTGGCATTTGTCGCGGCGGCCAAAGGATACCAATTAATCCTAACGATGCCCGAGACGATGTCCCTGGAACGGCGCACCCTGCTGGCGATGTTAGGGGCGCGGCTGGTGCTCACACCTGGAACTGAAGGGATGAAAGGGGCCATCGCAAAGGCTGAACAATTGGCCAAAGAAACCCCCAATGCGTGGATTCCGCAGCAATTCGACAATCCGGCCAACCCGGAAATTCATCGCAAAACTACCGCCGAAGAAATTTGGCAGGATACAGACGGCAAGGTCGATATTTTGGTCTCGGCAGTGGGAACCGGGGGAACGATTACCGGTTGTTGCGAGGTGATCAAGCCGCGCAAGCCCTCATTTCAGGCCATCGCGGTCGAACCGAAGGATTCACCCGTGATTTCGCAATGCCTGGCTGGACAACCGCTTAAACCGGGCCCGCACAAGATTCAAGGCACCGGCGCAGGGTTCATTCCCAAGAACCTTCATTTGAAGGATTTCAAAGGCAATGCGCAGATAGTTGAATGCATCCAGGTGACCAACGACGACTCCTTCGCCATGGCGCGCCGGTTAGCCAAGGAAGAAGGCATTTTGGCCGGGATTTCCTCAGGCGCGAACGTCTGGGCAGCCATCGAGGCGGCCAAACGCCCGGAAAACAAGGGCAAAGTCATCGTGACGGTCGCCTGCTCGACCGGTGAGCGTTACCTCAGCACGCCGCTGGCCGCTGAAGCAAGGGCCCAGGTGGGCGGCTGA